One Misgurnus anguillicaudatus chromosome 5, ASM2758022v2, whole genome shotgun sequence genomic window, GCACCATTCCTGGCAGAGGAAGGATTGACAGGTCTTCTCAACACTAATGAAGAGGCTGTGGGTTGCTATAGTGACCAGCTTGAGTTTTCAAGTGAAGAGTTGCTGGCACTAGACAATGAGGGAAGGGCTGTCATCACTCAGCATCACTTCATGTATGTTTAATGCTGATGTTGTCTACCATGATTTTATATTTCTACTGATGTTTTCTGAATGCATTTGGTATTTTTaggatgttttatgtttttctcaTAGTGGTGCAGATGGACCACAAAAGCTGACTGTGATAAATGTTTACTGTCCACGTGCCGATCCAGAGAAACCTGAGCGAAAACACTACAAGATCCAGTTTTATAAGCTCCTCCAAAGCAGAGCAGAAGCCATCTTGAGCTCAGGGAGGTGAGAAGGAGAGAGCACAACTtatgacttttattttaaatttaataacaAATGCAGTGATCTTagttaaaacacacacacgtgaCGTGACCCTGTATGTTAAAACCCAGGCATTTTTAGTGACTGATAAAGTCATCCTATATAATGCAaagaaaatataaccttgatctATATTTAATATTGGGCGAGTAAGGCCATTGCAAAAATTACAAGCAATGTGAATTCAATTGAGtgattaaactttgatgctccatgTCTCATCATTAGCCTGCATTTCACAGAAGATGTCACATATATTGGCATGTTTTGTatccaatatatttttttagagattaaaaaataccaaacttctgttttttaaaaaaaatcacatctaAGATTCATATTTTGTTTTGCCTGATCAATGCGTATTTGCTTCCCATCAGTCATGTCATCGTTTTAGGGGATGTGAACACTTCTCATCGACCCATAGACCACTGTGACCCAGATGACGTGGTGAGCCCTTTATCCATGTTTCTCCATTATCTTCTCTTTTAAGATGCTACAAACCCAATAGtattttttaatgtcttgtAGGATAACTTTGAGGATAACCCTGGGAGAAAGTGGCTGGACCATTTCCTGTTTGGATCATCAGAAAATGGTGACTGTGAAGAAGAATTCGAAGACGTCTCACACAAATCTGCCTCTGGTGGCAAGTTTGTTGACACCTTCCGCCATTTCCACCCAGAGCGCACTGATGCCTTCACGTGCTGGTCCACAATGACTGGTGCCAGGCAGACCAATTACGGCACACGTATTGACTACATCTTCTCCAGTCGCTTTTTGGTGGAAAACATTTTCAGTGGAGTGGACATTATGCCTGAAGTAGAAGGATCTGATCACTGTCCCGTATGGGCACGGCTAAGCTGTACCCTCCTGCCAAGTCCCAAGTACCCACCTCTATGCACACGTCACATGCCAGAATTTGCTGGCAGACAGCAAAAACTTTCACGCTTCCTTGTCAAAGTTTCAGACGGGAGGCTTCCTGGATCACAGGAGGCTGGGGAGATTCGTGAAAACTTGATTCCTGTGGTAAAGGAGAACAATATTTTTAAGAAGAGACCTGCAGATAGAGAGGCAGAGACCACTGGGAACAAACCTAAAAGAagcaagcaaacaaaaacagaaagtAAACCCAAAGGCAAccttttaagtttttttaagcCTAAGCAAACAATATTTAACACTGCCACTTCAACCGTAAACCCAAAACAAGCAGAATGTCCTAAACATGAACCCAGCACTGAAAGCTCAGGGTGTCAGATCACTCATGCGAGGCTCAATGATGAAACAGACTGCAATACAACCCAGACCAGAAGCCGCCCCAGTGGTGTGGAGGAGGACACGCATGTTTCCATGGTAATGGAGAAAGAGATTAAAAAACAGGATCAACAAGACAAAGAAGCTACACGTGTAGAGAACTGTAGGAAGGGACCATCTAGCTTTTGGAAAGAGATATTACATGGGCCCCCTCAGCCCCCTCCATGCAAGTCACACAATGAGCCCTGTGTTCTTCGGACTGTAAAAAAAGCAGGACCTAATTTAGGCCGTCAGTTTTTTGTATGTGCCCGTCCACAAGGTCATGCCTCCAATCCTCAGGCCAGATGTAATTTTTTTGCCTGGGTTGATAAAGGGAAGTAGATTAACTATATGCATActgttttagtgtttttttgtatttgtttgtattatatgtatattattttacacataGAAATAGAATATAAAAGTTATCGTACTGTACAAATAAAACGATTTtccaacatgtttttttttgtgcatttcattattttaccaATTTGTGCCCTTTTGTCCTCTTCATTTTATCCTTAGATACTGAGTGTAAATTTAGTTATTTTGTTCTGGTGGGCACATTTCTCAATTACGTTACATAGCTATACTTTTATTGTACTTTAGGTATGTGTCAGATTTTGAagggtcaaaataaaaaataattttatgtaaTGACATTAAAGCATGTGTAAAAGCAAGTTACGAGATACTttgaatgatttattttataggACTTTTATATGTGTTGTTGTAAATTCATTCAACAGAGATTTTTCTACAATATCggtgtcttttattttgaaatacctTACTTCCGGTTACTGTACTTCACACACAGTCAAGAATTCTGTCTTCAAGTTGCTGTGCAAAATCTTACAGTGCGCTTAAGAAAATATTGTCAAGTGTTGTTTCTTGTAGTGTGATGTCTACGGATAATCGCCATGGAGGGGTAAGATTGTTAGCGTGGTttataattgtgtttttttggTCGACCGTTGTAAGCACCTCTTAAGATGGCGCGTGTTTTGGAAGTATCAGTCGCAAGCGCTTCAGTTACCTCAGAAAACGAAAAATAACATcattaaatacataaacaaacctGTGTACTGTTCTGGAAAAAAATGCTCGAAATGAACTAGTAATTATCGTGTGACAGTTGACCGTTTAGGTTTGGTTTTATTAGTACTTGAAGATAATATAAAAATGGATGATAATATATTTGCAgtagctggatttttttttttatacaggATTGGTAAATACTTGACATTTATAAGCAGGTGCACATTtttcactcactcacattttactgttattgttaaaaaatatttaatcacTGACAGTAGACATTGTTTACATGTGTAATatatgggtcaatgacgtgacgttaattattttgtgttcaattaaatgtaaaagggttaaaatttctaaataaatttgcagattacttgcatacattttcttttttaaaaagaaagtcTGAAaattctggttttatttcattttgaaagaatatttgggggataattgcaaacatgtcaattggtgtaactagtatttttttttaaatgaaaatatactCATAAAAATGAGGAATAAagtataatcatctagtttggtgtaatatgatttttacataatttgtcaaagattatttagaaaacagctgttttaaacatatgtcaggacaaatattacaaaaacattcaaatttacatttaaaaaaaaattatatttgaaaatgttttttttatgattaaccttacatgccatcaaggtggataaaatattttata contains:
- the apex2 gene encoding DNA-(apurinic or apyrimidinic site) endonuclease 2, with translation MKIVTWNINGIRTFKSGIKKILDSFDADIICAQETKVTRDLLDEKTAIVDGYNSYFSFSRGRSGYSGVVTYCKDSAAPFLAEEGLTGLLNTNEEAVGCYSDQLEFSSEELLALDNEGRAVITQHHFIGADGPQKLTVINVYCPRADPEKPERKHYKIQFYKLLQSRAEAILSSGSHVIVLGDVNTSHRPIDHCDPDDVDNFEDNPGRKWLDHFLFGSSENGDCEEEFEDVSHKSASGGKFVDTFRHFHPERTDAFTCWSTMTGARQTNYGTRIDYIFSSRFLVENIFSGVDIMPEVEGSDHCPVWARLSCTLLPSPKYPPLCTRHMPEFAGRQQKLSRFLVKVSDGRLPGSQEAGEIRENLIPVVKENNIFKKRPADREAETTGNKPKRSKQTKTESKPKGNLLSFFKPKQTIFNTATSTVNPKQAECPKHEPSTESSGCQITHARLNDETDCNTTQTRSRPSGVEEDTHVSMVMEKEIKKQDQQDKEATRVENCRKGPSSFWKEILHGPPQPPPCKSHNEPCVLRTVKKAGPNLGRQFFVCARPQGHASNPQARCNFFAWVDKGK